The Alosa alosa isolate M-15738 ecotype Scorff River chromosome 9, AALO_Geno_1.1, whole genome shotgun sequence genome includes a region encoding these proteins:
- the depdc1a gene encoding DEP domain-containing protein 1A isoform X3 codes for MDDDMNNHVITPGPYRATKLWNEVTKLFRAGMPLRKHRQHFRVYGNCFTAGAAVDWLHELLRNNNNFGPEVTRQQTVQLLKKFLKNHVIEDVKTRWGTEDFEDNAQLYRFPSTSPLKPIPNYPPTLRKKSGSLKEKEGFFKFRHSKKFDKETLENIDPENLEPSSESVPQETVHRREVTAEDTQEVWRNITLTHLQKILGLASLEGVLDPTQVNSENIVYNMTHVNKHGVVTLEDKTDDLPHWVLSAMKCLANWPKYDSSQPSYPGFERDVFKTVSDYFCSLPEPLLTFQYYDLFVNVLALLQPQLERVAIEALQLCSLLLPPSSRRKLQLLMRMVSRMSQNVDMPRLHHAIGTRTLMVHTFSQCVLSCQEVEDLDELLASRLLSFLIDHHQQILQVPLYLQNAAQDHIAYLKKVQIMCPGTGPPMPAFSFCRLISTQEFEEQKLSVSQAAIADLLESLIKDKAMSVKEKKKKLKLFQKEYPDIYARRFPTTESEAQLFADKPKIKPPMLISMKKTKMFSIR; via the exons ATGGATGACGATATGAATAACCACGTCATAACACCTGGTCCATATAGAGCCACCAAATTG TGGAATGAAGTGACCAAGCTCTTCCGTGCGGGCATGCCTCTACGGAAACATCGACAGCACTTCAGGGTTTACGGGAACTGTTTCACCGCGGGTGCAGCGGTGGACTGGTTGCATGAACTCCTGAGGAATAATAACAATTTCGGACCCGAGGTCACCAGGCAACAAACAGTGCAGTTGCTGAAAAAGTTTCTCAAGAACCACGTCATCGAGGATGTAAAAACTAGATGGGGCACTGAGGATTTTGAAGACAATGCTCAACTGTACAG ATTTCCTTCAACGTCTCCTTTGAAGCCAATCCCAAATTACCCACCAACCTTGAGAAAGAAGTCTGGCTCACTGAAGGAAAAAGAAGGCTTTTTCAAATTCAGGCATTCAAAAAAATTTGACAAGGAAACTCTG gagAATATTGATCCAGAAAACCTCGAGCCATCCTCAGAATCGGTGCCTCAGGAGACTGTTCATCGCAGAGAGGTGACTGCCGAGGACACTCAGGAAGTTTGGAGAAACATAACTTTAACACA TTTACAGAAAATTTTGGGACTGGCCTCACTTGAAGGGGTCTTGGATCCGACCCAAGTGAACTCTGAGAATATTGTTTACAACATGACCCATGTGAACAAGCATGGAGTCGTTACTCTGGAAGATAAgacag ATGACCTCCCACACTGGGTTCTGTCAGCCATGAAGTGCTTGGCAAACT GGCCCAAGTATGATTCCAGCCAGCCATCTTACCCAGGTTTTGAGAGGGATGTGTTTAAAACCGTCTCTGACTACTTCTGCAGTCTGCCAGAACCTCTCCTCACATTTCAGTACTATGACTTGTTTGTCAATGTGTTGG ccctgcTGCAGCCCCAGCTGGAGCGTGTGGCCATCGAGGCCCTGCAGTTGTGCTCGTTGCTGCTGCCCCCCTCCAGCCGGCGCAAGCTGCAGCTGCTCATGCGCATGGTGTCCCGCATGAGCCAGAACGTAGACATGCCGCGCCTGCACCATGCCATCGGCACCCGCACGCTG ATGGTCCACACCTTCTCCCAGTGTGTTCTGAGCTGCCAGGAGGTTGAGGATCTGGACGAGCTCCTGGCCAGCCGGCTGCTCTCCTTCCTAATCGACCACCACCAGCAGATCCTGCAGGTCCCCCTCTACCTTCAGAATGCTGCCCAGGACCACATCGCCTACCTCAAGAAAGTTCAG ATCATGTGCCCAGGCACAGGGCCGCCCATGCCGGCCTTCTCCTTCTGCAGGCTGATCAGCACACAGGAGTTTGAGGAGCAGAAGCTGTCTGTATCCCAGGCGGCCATTGCTGACCTGCTCGAGAGTCTCATCAAGGACAAAGCCATGAGCGtcaaggagaagaagaagaagctcaAATTG TTCCAGAAGGAGTATCCAGACATCTATGCGCGCCGGTTCCCCACAACCGAAAGTGAAGCTCAGCTGTTTGCAGACAAACCAAAGATCAAGCCACCAATGCTCATCAGCATGAAGAAGACCAAGATGTTCAGTATTCGCTAA
- the depdc1a gene encoding DEP domain-containing protein 1A isoform X1, which yields MDDDMNNHVITPGPYRATKLWNEVTKLFRAGMPLRKHRQHFRVYGNCFTAGAAVDWLHELLRNNNNFGPEVTRQQTVQLLKKFLKNHVIEDVKTRWGTEDFEDNAQLYRFPSTSPLKPIPNYPPTLRKKSGSLKEKEGFFKFRHSKKFDKETLENIDPENLEPSSESVPQETVHRREVTAEDTQEVWRNITLTHLQKILGLASLEGVLDPTQVNSENIVYNMTHVNKHGVVTLEDKTDDLPHWVLSAMKCLANWPKYDSSQPSYPGFERDVFKTVSDYFCSLPEPLLTFQYYDLFVNVLVLCGYISGPKAHRGKRKNPEAPLCPPPSKTPHLNGVNFFKSTECLLLSLIRRDAPEEEEESPMKEVFSSKVELRTAPLRGACAGKVQAARRASGGQLLGGSCLDLPAAAGPKRRPQSFSLDTTAGVVAGGINSAQGQRRSQRSLFRSEENLLSTTSRFTCLGHSCATDAPLDLFRVDHNVSASMTSLSCSDSSPAITDTDSELSSLQSARSSSSSSSRCSSVSDHPSVTTAPLSRPARPRSVGNLIDIVEHREMSASCFSINAPVAEITMRPDFTSTVDLRGPGPARPVALGGSSVDVRPGYCLNRRCRSSVDLFRSAAGATSAAAAATAVSASTAASVSSVSTHTRRLGPDQTLLQPQLERVAIEALQLCSLLLPPSSRRKLQLLMRMVSRMSQNVDMPRLHHAIGTRTLMVHTFSQCVLSCQEVEDLDELLASRLLSFLIDHHQQILQVPLYLQNAAQDHIAYLKKVQIMCPGTGPPMPAFSFCRLISTQEFEEQKLSVSQAAIADLLESLIKDKAMSVKEKKKKLKLFQKEYPDIYARRFPTTESEAQLFADKPKIKPPMLISMKKTKMFSIR from the exons ATGGATGACGATATGAATAACCACGTCATAACACCTGGTCCATATAGAGCCACCAAATTG TGGAATGAAGTGACCAAGCTCTTCCGTGCGGGCATGCCTCTACGGAAACATCGACAGCACTTCAGGGTTTACGGGAACTGTTTCACCGCGGGTGCAGCGGTGGACTGGTTGCATGAACTCCTGAGGAATAATAACAATTTCGGACCCGAGGTCACCAGGCAACAAACAGTGCAGTTGCTGAAAAAGTTTCTCAAGAACCACGTCATCGAGGATGTAAAAACTAGATGGGGCACTGAGGATTTTGAAGACAATGCTCAACTGTACAG ATTTCCTTCAACGTCTCCTTTGAAGCCAATCCCAAATTACCCACCAACCTTGAGAAAGAAGTCTGGCTCACTGAAGGAAAAAGAAGGCTTTTTCAAATTCAGGCATTCAAAAAAATTTGACAAGGAAACTCTG gagAATATTGATCCAGAAAACCTCGAGCCATCCTCAGAATCGGTGCCTCAGGAGACTGTTCATCGCAGAGAGGTGACTGCCGAGGACACTCAGGAAGTTTGGAGAAACATAACTTTAACACA TTTACAGAAAATTTTGGGACTGGCCTCACTTGAAGGGGTCTTGGATCCGACCCAAGTGAACTCTGAGAATATTGTTTACAACATGACCCATGTGAACAAGCATGGAGTCGTTACTCTGGAAGATAAgacag ATGACCTCCCACACTGGGTTCTGTCAGCCATGAAGTGCTTGGCAAACT GGCCCAAGTATGATTCCAGCCAGCCATCTTACCCAGGTTTTGAGAGGGATGTGTTTAAAACCGTCTCTGACTACTTCTGCAGTCTGCCAGAACCTCTCCTCACATTTCAGTACTATGACTTGTTTGTCAATGTGTTGG TTCTGTGCGGCTACATTTCTGGTCCCAAAGCGCACAGAGGCAAGCGTAAAAACCCAGAGGCGCCTCTCTGCCCCCCGCCTTCCAAAACACCCCACCTGAATGGCGTCAACTTCTTCAAGTCCACAGAGTGCCTACTGCTCAGCCTCATCCGCAGGGACGccccagaggaggaggaggagtcccCCATGAAGGAGGTGTTCAGCTCTAAAGTGGAGCTCAGGACGGCTCCCCTGAGGGGGGCGTGTGCGGGGAAGGTCCAGGCGGCTCGCAGGGCCAGTGGTGGGCAGCTGCTCGGCGGGAGCTGCCTGGACCTCCCTGCCGCTGCGGGCCCCAAACGCAGGCCTCAGAGTTTCTCTCTGGACACGACAGCCGGAGTGGTGGCAGGAGGGATCAACAGCGCACAAGGGCAGAGGCGCTCACAACGTAGTCTCTTTAGGTCGGAGGAGAACCTGTTGTCCACTACCAGCAGGTTTACCTGTTTGGGCCACAGCTGTGCTACTGATGCTCCCCTAGACCTCTTCAGGGTTGACCACAATGTGTCCGCCTCCATGACCAGTCTCTCCTGCAGCGACAGCAGCCCTGCGATCACGGACACAGACTCTGAGCTGTCCAGCCTCCAGAGCGctcgcagcagcagcagcagtagcagtaggtGCTCGTCCGTGAGCGATCACCCCTCGGTCACCACGGCTCCTCTCTCGAGGCCAGCCCGGCCCAGGAGTGTGGGGAACCTGATCGACATCGTCGAGCACCGAGAGATGTCGGCCAGCTGCTTCAGCATCAACGCACCGGTGGCGGAGATCACCATGAGGCCGGACTTCACCTCCACCGTGGACCTGAGAGGGCCTGGGCCTGCCAGGCCTGTGGCGCTAGGGGGCAGCAGTGTGGACGTGCGTCCCGGTTACTGTCTGAACCGGCGCTGTCGGAGCTCGGTGGACCTGTTCCGGTCCGCTGCCGGAGCTacgagtgctgctgctgctgccactgctgttTCTGCCTCTACTGCTGCTAGTGTGTCCTCTGTGTCCACTCACACCCGCCGTCTGGGTCCTGACCAAA ccctgcTGCAGCCCCAGCTGGAGCGTGTGGCCATCGAGGCCCTGCAGTTGTGCTCGTTGCTGCTGCCCCCCTCCAGCCGGCGCAAGCTGCAGCTGCTCATGCGCATGGTGTCCCGCATGAGCCAGAACGTAGACATGCCGCGCCTGCACCATGCCATCGGCACCCGCACGCTG ATGGTCCACACCTTCTCCCAGTGTGTTCTGAGCTGCCAGGAGGTTGAGGATCTGGACGAGCTCCTGGCCAGCCGGCTGCTCTCCTTCCTAATCGACCACCACCAGCAGATCCTGCAGGTCCCCCTCTACCTTCAGAATGCTGCCCAGGACCACATCGCCTACCTCAAGAAAGTTCAG ATCATGTGCCCAGGCACAGGGCCGCCCATGCCGGCCTTCTCCTTCTGCAGGCTGATCAGCACACAGGAGTTTGAGGAGCAGAAGCTGTCTGTATCCCAGGCGGCCATTGCTGACCTGCTCGAGAGTCTCATCAAGGACAAAGCCATGAGCGtcaaggagaagaagaagaagctcaAATTG TTCCAGAAGGAGTATCCAGACATCTATGCGCGCCGGTTCCCCACAACCGAAAGTGAAGCTCAGCTGTTTGCAGACAAACCAAAGATCAAGCCACCAATGCTCATCAGCATGAAGAAGACCAAGATGTTCAGTATTCGCTAA
- the depdc1a gene encoding DEP domain-containing protein 1A isoform X2, giving the protein MDDDMNNHVITPGPYRATKLWNEVTKLFRAGMPLRKHRQHFRVYGNCFTAGAAVDWLHELLRNNNNFGPEVTRQQTVQLLKKFLKNHVIEDVKTRWGTEDFEDNAQLYRFPSTSPLKPIPNYPPTLRKKSGSLKEKEGFFKFRHSKKFDKETLENIDPENLEPSSESVPQETVHRREVTAEDTQEVWRNITLTHLQKILGLASLEGVLDPTQVNSENIVYNMTHVNKHGVVTLEDKTDDLPHWVLSAMKCLANWPKYDSSQPSYPGFERDVFKTVSDYFCSLPEPLLTFQYYDLFVNVLAHRGKRKNPEAPLCPPPSKTPHLNGVNFFKSTECLLLSLIRRDAPEEEEESPMKEVFSSKVELRTAPLRGACAGKVQAARRASGGQLLGGSCLDLPAAAGPKRRPQSFSLDTTAGVVAGGINSAQGQRRSQRSLFRSEENLLSTTSRFTCLGHSCATDAPLDLFRVDHNVSASMTSLSCSDSSPAITDTDSELSSLQSARSSSSSSSRCSSVSDHPSVTTAPLSRPARPRSVGNLIDIVEHREMSASCFSINAPVAEITMRPDFTSTVDLRGPGPARPVALGGSSVDVRPGYCLNRRCRSSVDLFRSAAGATSAAAAATAVSASTAASVSSVSTHTRRLGPDQTLLQPQLERVAIEALQLCSLLLPPSSRRKLQLLMRMVSRMSQNVDMPRLHHAIGTRTLMVHTFSQCVLSCQEVEDLDELLASRLLSFLIDHHQQILQVPLYLQNAAQDHIAYLKKVQIMCPGTGPPMPAFSFCRLISTQEFEEQKLSVSQAAIADLLESLIKDKAMSVKEKKKKLKLFQKEYPDIYARRFPTTESEAQLFADKPKIKPPMLISMKKTKMFSIR; this is encoded by the exons ATGGATGACGATATGAATAACCACGTCATAACACCTGGTCCATATAGAGCCACCAAATTG TGGAATGAAGTGACCAAGCTCTTCCGTGCGGGCATGCCTCTACGGAAACATCGACAGCACTTCAGGGTTTACGGGAACTGTTTCACCGCGGGTGCAGCGGTGGACTGGTTGCATGAACTCCTGAGGAATAATAACAATTTCGGACCCGAGGTCACCAGGCAACAAACAGTGCAGTTGCTGAAAAAGTTTCTCAAGAACCACGTCATCGAGGATGTAAAAACTAGATGGGGCACTGAGGATTTTGAAGACAATGCTCAACTGTACAG ATTTCCTTCAACGTCTCCTTTGAAGCCAATCCCAAATTACCCACCAACCTTGAGAAAGAAGTCTGGCTCACTGAAGGAAAAAGAAGGCTTTTTCAAATTCAGGCATTCAAAAAAATTTGACAAGGAAACTCTG gagAATATTGATCCAGAAAACCTCGAGCCATCCTCAGAATCGGTGCCTCAGGAGACTGTTCATCGCAGAGAGGTGACTGCCGAGGACACTCAGGAAGTTTGGAGAAACATAACTTTAACACA TTTACAGAAAATTTTGGGACTGGCCTCACTTGAAGGGGTCTTGGATCCGACCCAAGTGAACTCTGAGAATATTGTTTACAACATGACCCATGTGAACAAGCATGGAGTCGTTACTCTGGAAGATAAgacag ATGACCTCCCACACTGGGTTCTGTCAGCCATGAAGTGCTTGGCAAACT GGCCCAAGTATGATTCCAGCCAGCCATCTTACCCAGGTTTTGAGAGGGATGTGTTTAAAACCGTCTCTGACTACTTCTGCAGTCTGCCAGAACCTCTCCTCACATTTCAGTACTATGACTTGTTTGTCAATGTGTTGG CGCACAGAGGCAAGCGTAAAAACCCAGAGGCGCCTCTCTGCCCCCCGCCTTCCAAAACACCCCACCTGAATGGCGTCAACTTCTTCAAGTCCACAGAGTGCCTACTGCTCAGCCTCATCCGCAGGGACGccccagaggaggaggaggagtcccCCATGAAGGAGGTGTTCAGCTCTAAAGTGGAGCTCAGGACGGCTCCCCTGAGGGGGGCGTGTGCGGGGAAGGTCCAGGCGGCTCGCAGGGCCAGTGGTGGGCAGCTGCTCGGCGGGAGCTGCCTGGACCTCCCTGCCGCTGCGGGCCCCAAACGCAGGCCTCAGAGTTTCTCTCTGGACACGACAGCCGGAGTGGTGGCAGGAGGGATCAACAGCGCACAAGGGCAGAGGCGCTCACAACGTAGTCTCTTTAGGTCGGAGGAGAACCTGTTGTCCACTACCAGCAGGTTTACCTGTTTGGGCCACAGCTGTGCTACTGATGCTCCCCTAGACCTCTTCAGGGTTGACCACAATGTGTCCGCCTCCATGACCAGTCTCTCCTGCAGCGACAGCAGCCCTGCGATCACGGACACAGACTCTGAGCTGTCCAGCCTCCAGAGCGctcgcagcagcagcagcagtagcagtaggtGCTCGTCCGTGAGCGATCACCCCTCGGTCACCACGGCTCCTCTCTCGAGGCCAGCCCGGCCCAGGAGTGTGGGGAACCTGATCGACATCGTCGAGCACCGAGAGATGTCGGCCAGCTGCTTCAGCATCAACGCACCGGTGGCGGAGATCACCATGAGGCCGGACTTCACCTCCACCGTGGACCTGAGAGGGCCTGGGCCTGCCAGGCCTGTGGCGCTAGGGGGCAGCAGTGTGGACGTGCGTCCCGGTTACTGTCTGAACCGGCGCTGTCGGAGCTCGGTGGACCTGTTCCGGTCCGCTGCCGGAGCTacgagtgctgctgctgctgccactgctgttTCTGCCTCTACTGCTGCTAGTGTGTCCTCTGTGTCCACTCACACCCGCCGTCTGGGTCCTGACCAAA ccctgcTGCAGCCCCAGCTGGAGCGTGTGGCCATCGAGGCCCTGCAGTTGTGCTCGTTGCTGCTGCCCCCCTCCAGCCGGCGCAAGCTGCAGCTGCTCATGCGCATGGTGTCCCGCATGAGCCAGAACGTAGACATGCCGCGCCTGCACCATGCCATCGGCACCCGCACGCTG ATGGTCCACACCTTCTCCCAGTGTGTTCTGAGCTGCCAGGAGGTTGAGGATCTGGACGAGCTCCTGGCCAGCCGGCTGCTCTCCTTCCTAATCGACCACCACCAGCAGATCCTGCAGGTCCCCCTCTACCTTCAGAATGCTGCCCAGGACCACATCGCCTACCTCAAGAAAGTTCAG ATCATGTGCCCAGGCACAGGGCCGCCCATGCCGGCCTTCTCCTTCTGCAGGCTGATCAGCACACAGGAGTTTGAGGAGCAGAAGCTGTCTGTATCCCAGGCGGCCATTGCTGACCTGCTCGAGAGTCTCATCAAGGACAAAGCCATGAGCGtcaaggagaagaagaagaagctcaAATTG TTCCAGAAGGAGTATCCAGACATCTATGCGCGCCGGTTCCCCACAACCGAAAGTGAAGCTCAGCTGTTTGCAGACAAACCAAAGATCAAGCCACCAATGCTCATCAGCATGAAGAAGACCAAGATGTTCAGTATTCGCTAA